From Leptolyngbya iicbica LK, a single genomic window includes:
- the ilvD gene encoding dihydroxy-acid dehydratase, giving the protein MSDNRRSQVVTQGVQRTPNRAMLRAVGFGDNDFTKPIIGVANGYSTITPCNMGIGDLAERAEAGVREAGGMPQIFGTITISDGISMGTEGMKYSLVSREVIADSIETVCNGQSMDGVIAIGGCDKNMPGAMLAMCRLNIPSIFVYGGTIKPGHYEGEDLTVVSAFEAVGEYSAGKIDEERLLGVERNACPGAGSCGGMYTANTMSSAFEALGMSLMYSSTMAAEDEEKAESTAKSAQVLVEAVRKQILPRQILTRKAFENALSVIMAVGGSTNSVLHMLAIANAIGVPLSIDDFETIRRKVPVLCDLKPSGRYVATDFHRAGGVPQVMKMLLSKGLLHGDALTITGQTVAELLADIPAEPRADQDVIRTFDHPMYPQGHLGILKGNLATEGAVAKLTGIKKRQITGPARVFESEEECLRAILDKQIVAGDIVVVRYEGPKGGPGMREMLAPTSAIIGAGLGDSVGLITDGRFSGGTYGMVVGHVAPEAAVGGTIALVQEGDSITIDADHNLLQLNISDEELAQRRAAWQPRKPNYTRGILGKYAKLVSSSSRGAVTDLDLFE; this is encoded by the coding sequence ATGTCAGATAACCGTAGAAGTCAGGTCGTTACCCAAGGGGTACAGCGCACGCCCAACCGAGCAATGTTGCGGGCGGTGGGATTTGGCGACAATGACTTTACCAAGCCCATCATCGGCGTAGCCAATGGCTACAGCACGATCACCCCTTGCAATATGGGCATTGGCGATCTCGCCGAGCGCGCCGAAGCAGGGGTGCGTGAAGCCGGCGGCATGCCCCAAATCTTTGGCACTATCACCATCAGCGACGGCATTTCCATGGGGACGGAGGGCATGAAGTATTCCCTCGTTTCTCGCGAGGTGATCGCCGACTCCATTGAAACGGTGTGCAATGGCCAGAGCATGGATGGCGTCATCGCGATCGGGGGCTGCGATAAGAATATGCCGGGCGCGATGCTGGCGATGTGTCGGCTGAATATTCCTTCGATTTTTGTCTATGGCGGCACGATCAAACCCGGTCACTACGAGGGCGAAGATCTGACGGTCGTGAGCGCCTTTGAAGCCGTGGGTGAATATAGCGCCGGCAAAATTGATGAAGAACGGCTCCTGGGAGTCGAACGTAATGCGTGTCCTGGGGCTGGTTCTTGTGGCGGCATGTACACGGCAAACACCATGTCCTCGGCATTTGAAGCCCTGGGCATGAGCTTGATGTACTCTTCCACCATGGCAGCAGAAGATGAGGAAAAGGCGGAGAGTACCGCTAAGTCGGCCCAAGTTTTGGTGGAAGCAGTGCGCAAGCAAATTCTGCCCCGGCAGATTCTTACCCGCAAGGCGTTTGAAAATGCGCTGTCGGTCATTATGGCCGTCGGTGGTTCCACCAACTCGGTGCTGCATATGCTGGCGATCGCCAATGCGATCGGCGTCCCCCTCAGCATTGACGATTTTGAAACGATTCGCCGCAAGGTGCCTGTGCTGTGCGATCTCAAACCCTCGGGCCGCTACGTAGCGACCGATTTTCATCGGGCTGGCGGCGTGCCGCAAGTGATGAAAATGCTACTGAGCAAAGGGCTCTTGCACGGCGATGCCCTCACCATTACTGGGCAAACCGTGGCTGAACTGTTAGCCGATATTCCTGCAGAGCCCCGCGCCGATCAAGACGTGATTCGCACCTTTGACCATCCCATGTATCCCCAAGGGCACCTGGGCATCCTCAAAGGCAACTTGGCAACAGAGGGCGCTGTGGCCAAACTCACGGGCATCAAAAAGCGGCAAATCACTGGCCCCGCCCGCGTGTTTGAGTCGGAAGAAGAATGCTTGCGGGCCATTCTCGATAAGCAAATCGTGGCGGGTGACATCGTCGTCGTGCGCTATGAAGGGCCGAAGGGCGGCCCCGGTATGCGCGAAATGTTGGCCCCGACTTCGGCCATCATCGGTGCTGGCCTGGGCGATTCCGTGGGCTTGATCACCGATGGTCGCTTCTCGGGTGGCACGTATGGCATGGTTGTGGGTCACGTCGCCCCCGAAGCTGCGGTGGGGGGGACGATCGCCCTGGTGCAAGAGGGCGACTCCATCACCATCGACGCCGACCACAACCTGCTACAGCTCAACATCTCCGACGAAGAACTGGCGCAGCGGCGAGCCGCTTGGCAGCCGCGTAAGCCTAACTACACTCGCGGCATTTTAGGTAAATACGCCAAGCTGGTTTCCTC
- the alr gene encoding alanine racemase, whose amino-acid sequence MLSWDKTPALATIRQCRAWVEIDLEALQHNVRQLTQHIGAKTTLMAVVKADAYGHGAIAIADAALAAGARWLGVATVPEGVELREAGITAPIMIMGAINSPEEVAAIARWRLQPTLVSPKQALVFSEALGQGSTGTLPVHLKIDTGMSRLGFPWQQATEFVQFVQRLPQLNIHSVYSHLATADDPDPTVMCQQHQRYEAVLAQVAAQNITLPKRHLANSAATLTDPALHYDMVRAGLALYGLYPAAHLSSKLALRPVLQVKARITHIKEIQPGTGVSYGHTFVAERPMQIAVVGIGYADGVPRALSNRMEVLVQGQHAPQIGNITMDQLMIDVTHIPHLQEGSVVTLLGQDGEHHIGADHWAMLTNTISWEILCGFKHRLPRITTAPSSMSSLLSSESREWRDRA is encoded by the coding sequence ATGTTGAGTTGGGACAAAACGCCTGCCTTGGCGACCATTCGACAATGTCGGGCCTGGGTCGAGATTGATTTGGAAGCGCTGCAACATAATGTGCGTCAGTTAACTCAACACATTGGGGCGAAAACCACATTGATGGCGGTGGTTAAAGCCGATGCTTATGGCCATGGGGCGATCGCGATCGCCGACGCGGCGTTGGCAGCAGGGGCAAGGTGGCTGGGTGTCGCCACGGTCCCCGAGGGCGTCGAGCTACGAGAAGCTGGCATCACCGCGCCCATCATGATCATGGGGGCCATCAACAGTCCTGAAGAGGTGGCCGCGATCGCGCGTTGGCGACTACAGCCCACCCTTGTATCACCTAAACAAGCTCTCGTCTTTTCAGAAGCGCTGGGACAGGGCAGTACCGGCACGCTGCCAGTCCATCTCAAAATCGACACCGGCATGTCGCGACTAGGGTTTCCCTGGCAACAAGCAACCGAATTTGTGCAATTTGTCCAGCGCTTGCCGCAATTGAACATTCACAGCGTTTATTCGCACCTGGCTACGGCTGACGATCCTGACCCGACGGTCATGTGCCAGCAGCACCAACGCTATGAAGCCGTCTTAGCTCAGGTGGCCGCGCAAAATATCACCCTACCCAAGCGTCATCTCGCTAACTCTGCCGCGACTTTGACCGATCCGGCATTGCACTATGACATGGTGCGGGCGGGCCTTGCCCTTTATGGACTGTATCCAGCGGCTCATCTGAGTTCGAAGTTGGCGCTGCGCCCAGTATTGCAAGTCAAAGCCCGCATCACCCACATTAAAGAAATTCAACCGGGCACTGGGGTCAGCTATGGTCATACCTTTGTCGCCGAGCGTCCCATGCAGATCGCAGTGGTGGGCATTGGCTATGCCGACGGTGTGCCCCGGGCCTTGTCAAATCGCATGGAGGTACTGGTACAAGGACAACACGCGCCCCAAATCGGCAACATTACGATGGATCAGTTGATGATTGACGTGACCCACATTCCACATCTGCAAGAAGGGAGTGTGGTGACTTTGTTGGGACAAGATGGTGAGCACCACATTGGAGCCGATCACTGGGCCATGCTCACCAATACAATTTCCTGGGAGATTTTGTGTGGCTTTAAGCACCGTCTGCCTCGGATCACCACAGCCCCCTCCTCGATGTCATCATTGTTGTCCTCGGAGTCGCGAGAGTGGCGCGATCGCGCTTAG
- a CDS encoding YbaB/EbfC family nucleoid-associated protein: protein MSQGQGFSIPGIGKMKELADAVKKAQQIQEGAKQLQEDLEQMEIEGQAGDGLVKVFVSGNQEPRRVEIAPEALNEGAEILADLVGAAMKDAYQKSTDTMRERMETLTGGLNLPNLG, encoded by the coding sequence ATGTCTCAAGGACAAGGATTTAGCATCCCAGGCATCGGCAAAATGAAGGAGTTGGCTGACGCAGTCAAAAAAGCGCAGCAGATTCAAGAAGGCGCAAAGCAATTACAAGAAGACCTCGAACAAATGGAAATCGAGGGGCAAGCAGGCGACGGCCTGGTGAAAGTTTTTGTCAGCGGCAACCAAGAACCTCGCCGGGTCGAAATTGCTCCCGAAGCCTTAAATGAAGGCGCAGAAATATTGGCCGATTTGGTCGGCGCAGCCATGAAGGATGCCTATCAAAAATCGACCGACACCATGCGAGAGCGAATGGAAACCCTGACTGGTGGCCTGAATCTGCCTAACCTGGGCTAA
- a CDS encoding class I SAM-dependent methyltransferase gives MSPVSPRQILHELVARAEQSHQSLQFTTYISAYQYIKLYELMAQYAPPGAKVLDWGTGSGHFSYYLVRSGYAASGFGFSDGPPFCQEFNQSEYRYQPGSPEHPIAIPFADATFDVVVSVGVLEHVRETGGDELASLKEIHRILKPGGYFICYHFPNRHSWIEFLARRTQRFSHPYLFNTQDIHALVGATPLQLQCWGRYALLPRNIWQTRLASHPHWGPIAATWYNQLDQVLGQLLPFICQNYYFVARKPDGL, from the coding sequence ATGTCGCCAGTTAGTCCACGCCAAATCCTGCACGAGCTGGTTGCCCGCGCTGAACAAAGTCATCAATCGCTGCAATTCACGACTTATATCAGCGCCTATCAATATATAAAGCTATACGAATTGATGGCGCAGTATGCCCCCCCGGGCGCAAAAGTGCTGGATTGGGGCACAGGTTCGGGGCATTTCTCCTACTACTTAGTGCGATCGGGCTATGCTGCTAGCGGCTTTGGCTTTAGTGATGGGCCGCCGTTTTGTCAGGAGTTTAACCAGTCAGAATACCGTTATCAGCCAGGAAGTCCAGAGCACCCGATCGCGATCCCGTTTGCCGATGCCACCTTTGATGTCGTCGTTTCTGTCGGCGTTTTAGAGCATGTGCGAGAAACCGGAGGCGATGAGTTGGCCAGCCTGAAAGAAATTCATCGCATTTTGAAACCGGGTGGATACTTCATTTGCTACCACTTTCCAAATCGCCATAGCTGGATCGAATTTCTCGCGCGCCGCACCCAACGATTTTCTCATCCTTATCTATTTAATACCCAAGACATCCATGCCTTGGTCGGGGCGACACCGCTGCAGTTGCAATGCTGGGGGCGCTATGCCCTGCTGCCTCGCAATATTTGGCAAACCAGGCTGGCTAGCCACCCACACTGGGGACCGATCGCCGCCACCTGGTACAACCAACTGGATCAAGTTTTGGGACAATTGCTGCCCTTCATCTGTCAGAACTACTACTTTGTGGCGCGTAAACCTGACGGCCTGTAA
- a CDS encoding pentapeptide repeat-containing protein, which produces MDANEIITRYAAGERDFRGLDLRGVNLANENLRDVNLRQATLNDANLSGCDLKGANFREAKLEKVNLQGAHLELANLIGADLAHANLTEANLNEAGIRGTNLTKAILNKANIQDANLNEAVLDEAHLREANLSHSALNRCHLIEADLTLAKLEGASFANAMLTGAILTGANLAAASLSGANLDNADLGGADLSRAKLQGSTLVNAHLVQANLRGANLSWSSLRGAELRGATFYRAKLSWSNLSGADLKEAVMISASMDYVNLRNAVLTGAILPDGRTHE; this is translated from the coding sequence ATGGATGCGAATGAAATCATCACCCGATACGCCGCAGGAGAAAGAGATTTTCGGGGCTTAGACTTGAGGGGCGTCAATCTCGCGAATGAAAACCTACGAGATGTTAATTTGCGTCAAGCGACATTGAATGACGCTAATTTGTCGGGGTGCGACTTAAAAGGGGCCAATTTTCGCGAAGCCAAGCTTGAGAAGGTCAACTTGCAAGGGGCTCATCTTGAACTTGCGAATTTGATTGGGGCCGATTTGGCCCATGCCAATTTGACGGAAGCCAATCTGAACGAAGCGGGCATCCGGGGCACCAATCTGACTAAGGCCATTCTCAACAAGGCGAATATTCAGGATGCCAACTTAAATGAAGCGGTTTTGGATGAAGCCCACCTGCGGGAAGCCAATTTGTCCCATTCTGCGCTCAATCGCTGTCATTTGATTGAAGCGGATCTCACCCTGGCAAAGTTGGAGGGGGCAAGTTTTGCGAATGCCATGCTGACGGGGGCGATTTTAACTGGGGCTAATCTGGCGGCGGCTTCACTCAGTGGTGCGAACCTTGACAATGCGGATCTGGGCGGTGCCGACCTGAGCCGCGCTAAGTTGCAGGGCAGTACGCTGGTCAATGCTCATCTGGTGCAAGCAAACTTACGCGGGGCCAATTTGAGTTGGAGCTCACTGCGTGGCGCGGAGTTGCGGGGGGCGACGTTTTATCGGGCTAAGTTGAGCTGGTCAAACTTGAGCGGTGCTGATTTAAAGGAAGCCGTGATGATCAGCGCCAGTATGGACTACGTTAATTTGCGGAATGCGGTGCTGACGGGGGCGATTCTGCCGGACGGTCGGACGCACGAGTAA
- a CDS encoding LOG family protein, translating into MTHILIGVIGPGETASEAEMQTAHALGEAIAQAGWGLLTGGRAAGVMAAASQGAQAANGLVVGILPDADVTQAAAVDIAIVTGMGQGRNVINILSSRVVIACGLGPGTLSEMALALKLGKPLIVLQPSGCLLETLSDLSSTPLVPVATIAEAIAATRRYLAE; encoded by the coding sequence ATGACCCACATTCTAATTGGCGTGATTGGGCCTGGTGAGACTGCCAGTGAGGCTGAAATGCAGACGGCTCATGCCTTAGGCGAGGCGATCGCCCAAGCTGGGTGGGGATTACTCACGGGGGGGCGAGCCGCCGGCGTCATGGCGGCTGCGAGTCAGGGAGCCCAAGCGGCGAATGGTCTGGTGGTGGGCATTTTGCCGGATGCCGACGTGACGCAGGCGGCGGCCGTGGATATTGCGATCGTCACTGGCATGGGTCAAGGCCGCAACGTCATCAATATTCTCTCCAGCCGTGTTGTGATTGCCTGTGGCCTCGGCCCCGGCACCCTGTCAGAAATGGCGCTGGCTCTGAAGCTAGGGAAGCCGCTGATTGTGCTTCAGCCTTCAGGTTGTCTGCTGGAAACGCTATCGGATCTATCTTCTACGCCGCTAGTGCCGGTTGCCACGATTGCCGAGGCGATCGCGGCAACCCGGCGCTACCTGGCGGAGTGA
- a CDS encoding alpha/beta hydrolase, with translation MVDVGDWWRKLGAAIGTRVSSAIALAGLGWCATALPAHSAETIIVSYGALERSILVEDLEAFAQGQDLSPQLAAYARYAELTDSDLAALRDILTERAELSHVDLSQFLYTSQGKTLLELLGNIIQTPARQSGFSAIRAGVILAAADDKEGLSILNFLKKYPTPGIRIDLAQGLSVAESVFVTLDHAERAFTLVHALAAESAQQTSPEEVLATQQLLFELPRFDVTQELMRLPARQVEATLFLPQPRLSGQPLPEEIPVVVISHGLGDGRTSYDYLANFLAERGFAVASLDHPGSNSQQIAQLLSGLSPELIDDHEFANRPIDVSELLNELEQFAKTRPDLGDRLNTNNVGVIGHSFGGYTALALGGATYSPETLLQACEPQPDYLNPSLLLQCQASGVMEEAQGFKDDRVRAVLAVNPVGRDIFGPSGYRNIGVPTMIFSATDDTVAPALPEQIEPFTWLQTPSRYLVLASDTTHFSVIDWDPTNEPLIAVPEGLLGTSPELAKDYLQTLALVFMLRYLQQDSRYDAALTAQFIDSSVMRSPLTPLSLIDNLRAEALDQAINGDDLLTDLRPAQQSPKPIRSLGQRR, from the coding sequence ATGGTGGATGTAGGCGATTGGTGGCGAAAACTTGGCGCAGCGATAGGCACACGAGTCAGCAGTGCGATCGCCCTCGCTGGCTTGGGCTGGTGTGCCACCGCCTTACCGGCTCACAGTGCTGAAACCATCATCGTCAGCTACGGTGCCCTTGAACGCAGCATCCTGGTCGAAGATTTAGAAGCGTTTGCGCAGGGCCAGGACTTGAGTCCGCAACTGGCTGCCTATGCCCGTTATGCCGAACTCACGGACTCTGACTTAGCCGCTTTGCGAGATATTTTGACCGAGCGAGCCGAGCTCAGCCACGTCGATTTATCCCAGTTTCTCTACACCTCCCAGGGCAAAACCTTGCTCGAACTCTTGGGCAACATTATTCAAACCCCAGCCCGTCAATCAGGCTTTTCGGCGATTCGCGCTGGGGTGATCCTGGCGGCAGCCGATGACAAGGAAGGGTTGTCGATTCTTAACTTTTTGAAAAAATATCCGACGCCGGGCATTCGGATTGATTTAGCCCAAGGTTTATCCGTCGCCGAATCAGTATTCGTCACCCTAGATCATGCAGAGCGGGCGTTTACCCTGGTACATGCGCTAGCGGCAGAATCGGCCCAACAAACCTCACCAGAGGAGGTTTTGGCGACCCAGCAACTCCTATTTGAGCTGCCTCGTTTTGACGTTACACAAGAACTGATGCGGCTACCGGCCAGGCAAGTCGAAGCCACGTTATTTTTGCCACAGCCTCGCCTTTCCGGACAACCCTTGCCAGAAGAGATTCCGGTGGTGGTGATTTCGCATGGCTTAGGCGACGGTCGTACCAGTTATGACTATTTAGCCAACTTTTTAGCTGAGCGGGGGTTTGCGGTGGCATCGCTAGACCATCCCGGTAGCAATAGTCAGCAGATTGCTCAGCTATTATCTGGTCTCTCGCCCGAACTGATCGACGATCACGAATTTGCCAACCGACCGATTGATGTGTCTGAACTGCTGAACGAGTTGGAGCAGTTCGCCAAGACTAGACCTGACTTAGGCGATCGCCTCAACACTAACAATGTCGGCGTCATCGGCCACTCATTTGGGGGATACACCGCCCTGGCCCTGGGTGGAGCCACCTACAGTCCCGAAACCTTATTGCAAGCCTGCGAGCCGCAGCCCGACTATCTGAATCCATCACTGTTGCTCCAGTGCCAGGCCTCCGGGGTCATGGAGGAGGCCCAGGGGTTCAAGGACGATCGCGTCCGAGCAGTGCTGGCCGTGAATCCGGTCGGTCGAGACATCTTTGGCCCGTCAGGGTATCGCAACATCGGCGTGCCGACGATGATTTTCAGCGCCACCGATGATACCGTTGCGCCCGCCCTACCAGAACAAATTGAGCCTTTTACCTGGCTACAAACCCCCTCTCGTTACTTGGTCTTGGCGAGTGACACGACCCACTTTTCGGTAATTGACTGGGATCCGACAAATGAACCTTTGATTGCAGTGCCAGAGGGGCTGTTGGGCACGAGCCCAGAATTGGCCAAAGATTATCTGCAAACCCTGGCATTGGTATTTATGTTGCGCTATTTGCAGCAAGATAGCCGTTATGATGCGGCCCTGACCGCTCAATTCATCGACAGCTCAGTGATGCGATCGCCCCTCACGCCCCTCAGCCTGATTGACAACCTGCGGGCTGAGGCACTCGATCAAGCGATTAATGGCGATGACTTACTAACTGACCTGCGGCCAGCACAGCAATCGCCCAAGCCCATCCGGAGTTTAGGCCAGCGCCGCTAA
- a CDS encoding alpha/beta hydrolase: MLSSGAIAFTALPSPAASDIHVQFGPVQTRVTVDDLATFAQTGQVAPPLEPWRPLLTPAVQQSLQRRLNVEPTLRDRFLADLIGTSKGRPFVTALAQIAPDLTPAMIQTALQTAEAHPEGVTAVTLLESLPDDTLTLDGIALMRLLAQLGVSQLEQTALSRILDRELLSGGGSALTSELVPAQPGPHVPQRWAVAFRDHERDRIVPVDLYWSEHTTGPMIVLSHGLGADRNFLRYLAEHLASYGLTVVALEHPGSNVDALIQSDGAILSPEEFVERPRDVSFILDRLADLHEHSFFLRDHLRMDSITLIGHSLGGYTGLVLAGGKVDPIALADFCAGLEVGASSPAEWFQCAATEAQFPPESLADPRITQLVLMNPLAGQLFGDTGLHTVKLPTLFVTSTSDGIASVSDQQLRSFNQLAGPRSLVAIIGGTHLSVGDPENINPALTQVPLMPEHPPTETTALRTYMKGVVLSFAMQQTPQATTYRPFLSAEYAAQFSTSDLPLRFSDRLPARVDRWLTNRDRLARRLTPTFKGIASLMHLELIDAQYRLANLRRNTVAQAPIQPLDLAARIAPRPHGPFPMANQSPFTRASDRPAESPPSAPHSAN, encoded by the coding sequence GTGCTGAGTAGTGGAGCGATCGCCTTCACCGCTTTACCGAGCCCAGCCGCGAGCGACATTCATGTCCAATTTGGCCCCGTGCAAACGCGAGTCACGGTCGATGATCTGGCAACGTTTGCCCAGACCGGCCAGGTTGCCCCTCCGTTAGAGCCGTGGCGCCCCTTACTGACGCCAGCAGTACAGCAATCACTCCAGCGTCGCCTGAATGTCGAACCGACGCTGCGCGATCGCTTTTTAGCAGACCTCATCGGCACCAGCAAAGGGCGACCTTTTGTCACGGCTCTGGCGCAAATTGCCCCCGACCTCACGCCCGCAATGATACAAACAGCCCTGCAAACAGCAGAGGCGCATCCTGAAGGCGTGACGGCAGTGACCCTGCTAGAGTCTTTGCCTGATGACACCTTGACATTAGACGGCATCGCCCTCATGCGATTGCTTGCGCAGTTGGGGGTGTCACAGCTAGAACAAACCGCCCTGAGTCGCATTCTGGATCGCGAGCTGCTCTCAGGCGGGGGCTCAGCCCTGACCAGTGAACTGGTGCCCGCCCAGCCTGGCCCCCATGTTCCTCAGCGCTGGGCGGTCGCCTTTCGAGATCATGAGCGCGATCGCATCGTGCCCGTTGATTTATATTGGTCGGAGCACACAACCGGGCCGATGATTGTGCTCTCCCATGGGTTGGGGGCTGATCGCAACTTTCTGCGATATCTGGCCGAACACCTGGCCTCCTACGGGTTAACCGTGGTGGCGCTAGAGCATCCGGGCAGTAATGTGGATGCCTTGATTCAATCCGACGGGGCCATCTTATCGCCCGAGGAATTTGTCGAGCGTCCCCGAGATGTCAGCTTCATTCTCGATCGCTTAGCGGATCTGCATGAGCATTCCTTTTTTCTGCGCGATCACCTCCGCATGGATTCGATCACGTTGATTGGCCACTCCTTAGGGGGCTATACCGGCCTGGTATTAGCGGGGGGCAAGGTCGATCCCATTGCCCTGGCTGATTTTTGTGCCGGGTTAGAAGTGGGAGCCTCTTCACCGGCTGAATGGTTTCAATGTGCGGCGACGGAGGCGCAATTTCCGCCAGAGAGCTTGGCTGACCCGCGCATTACGCAACTCGTGTTGATGAATCCGCTGGCGGGGCAACTGTTTGGCGATACGGGCTTACATACGGTAAAACTGCCCACCTTGTTTGTCACAAGTACCAGTGATGGCATCGCGTCAGTCTCTGATCAACAATTACGCTCCTTTAATCAATTAGCGGGGCCGCGATCGCTCGTAGCAATCATTGGCGGTACTCATCTCAGCGTTGGCGATCCGGAAAATATCAATCCCGCGCTCACCCAAGTGCCGTTAATGCCGGAGCATCCCCCCACCGAAACGACAGCTCTGCGCACTTACATGAAAGGCGTCGTGCTCAGCTTTGCCATGCAACAGACGCCCCAGGCCACCACCTATCGACCCTTTTTAAGTGCTGAGTATGCGGCCCAGTTCTCCACCTCTGACTTACCCCTGCGGTTTAGCGATCGCCTGCCCGCCCGGGTCGATCGTTGGCTTACCAACCGCGATCGCCTGGCCCGGCGACTCACCCCAACCTTCAAAGGTATTGCCTCATTAATGCATTTAGAACTTATTGACGCGCAATATCGCCTCGCCAATTTGCGCCGTAATACGGTCGCCCAGGCTCCCATTCAGCCGCTCGATCTGGCGGCCCGCATTGCGCCCCGTCCCCACGGCCCATTTCCCATGGCTAACCAGTCGCCGTTTACTCGTGCGTCCGACCGTCCGGCAGAATCGCCCCCGTCAGCACCGCATTCCGCAAATTAA
- a CDS encoding low molecular weight protein-tyrosine-phosphatase: MTTRLLFVCLGNICRSPSAENIMNHLLQSRGLTHRVSCDSAGTSSYHIGSPPDRRMAQAARQQGIDLVGQARQLQVADFEAFDWILAMDDDNYRDILRLDPQGQYTHKVKKICDFCRHHTDTEVPDPYYGGAEGFRYVIDLLMDACEGFLDELLQETVPNDV, from the coding sequence ATGACCACCCGTCTGCTGTTCGTCTGCTTGGGGAATATTTGTCGATCGCCCTCCGCAGAAAACATCATGAATCATTTGCTCCAGTCGCGTGGCCTTACTCACCGTGTGAGCTGCGACTCGGCGGGCACTTCTAGCTATCACATCGGCAGTCCCCCGGATCGACGGATGGCCCAAGCGGCTCGGCAACAAGGCATCGATCTCGTCGGGCAGGCCCGACAGCTACAAGTAGCTGATTTTGAGGCCTTTGACTGGATCTTAGCAATGGACGATGACAACTATCGCGACATTTTGCGGCTCGATCCCCAAGGCCAATACACCCATAAAGTTAAAAAGATTTGCGATTTTTGCCGGCATCATACCGATACTGAAGTGCCGGATCCCTACTATGGCGGGGCCGAAGGATTTCGTTACGTTATTGATTTACTGATGGATGCTTGCGAAGGATTCTTAGACGAATTACTTCAGGAAACAGTTCCCAATGATGTGTAA
- a CDS encoding peroxiredoxin-like family protein, which produces MTVYDILRTTARERVSDGAQTPVLTGERTAERTLVLIWPQLGDFDSLEYAWWVMRDWERLRAEHIDVRAVGIGDRASGQKFAEFTQFPADCLWVDPSADLHRQLDLYSGLTIDWPILRPSQAAWVNLMLMCAGIASPGTLREVLRGYTGDRTAPQLIGDEETIEDTPLPTMKGSFFRWAGGSGFQRPFELATLRLRNMTEVLSHWSTYVPDAQYMTQRGGTFLFNQAGELLYEYRDRGILGFAENMSNPLSFLWDETATTAPAATDPTQPSNDLPSSIS; this is translated from the coding sequence ATGACGGTCTACGACATTTTGCGAACAACGGCCCGTGAGCGCGTGAGCGATGGCGCTCAGACGCCAGTCTTAACTGGGGAGCGCACGGCAGAACGAACCCTTGTGTTGATTTGGCCACAGTTGGGAGATTTCGATAGTTTGGAATATGCCTGGTGGGTAATGCGCGACTGGGAGCGGCTGCGGGCAGAACATATTGACGTCCGCGCGGTAGGGATTGGCGATCGCGCCTCGGGACAAAAGTTTGCCGAGTTTACCCAATTCCCGGCGGACTGTCTGTGGGTCGACCCCAGCGCCGACCTACATCGCCAACTAGACCTGTATTCTGGATTAACCATTGACTGGCCCATCTTGCGCCCCAGCCAAGCCGCCTGGGTAAATTTAATGCTGATGTGTGCGGGAATTGCGAGTCCGGGCACCTTGCGCGAAGTGTTGCGCGGCTACACGGGCGATCGCACCGCGCCCCAGCTCATCGGTGATGAAGAAACGATCGAGGATACGCCGCTGCCAACTATGAAAGGCTCGTTTTTTCGCTGGGCGGGCGGTAGCGGCTTTCAGCGACCGTTTGAGTTGGCGACCTTACGGCTGCGCAACATGACGGAGGTGCTGAGCCACTGGTCAACCTATGTACCCGATGCCCAATACATGACGCAACGCGGCGGCACCTTCTTATTCAATCAAGCGGGCGAGTTGCTGTATGAATATCGCGATCGCGGCATTCTGGGCTTTGCCGAAAATATGAGTAATCCCCTCAGCTTTTTATGGGACGAGACCGCCACAACTGCCCCCGCCGCCACTGACCCCACTCAGCCGAGCAACGATCTCCCTTCATCCATCAGTTAA
- a CDS encoding DUF7219 family protein — protein sequence MPNNNAKDDFLTPRSSYWGKPTLPNLTFNSNLQEFAQRVSFICNLETGGKIQSEEAYQEIKQLWKQLKLSKKNLLDTPPPEITPEDLPDDGD from the coding sequence ATGCCCAATAACAACGCCAAAGACGATTTTTTGACGCCTCGCAGTTCCTACTGGGGAAAACCGACGTTACCGAATTTGACCTTCAACTCAAATTTGCAAGAGTTTGCCCAACGGGTTTCGTTCATTTGCAATTTGGAAACTGGGGGCAAAATTCAGTCGGAGGAAGCCTATCAGGAAATTAAGCAGTTATGGAAACAGCTCAAGCTGTCCAAAAAGAATCTGCTGGATACCCCACCGCCAGAAATAACGCCGGAAGACTTGCCGGATGATGGTGACTAG